In one Alphaproteobacteria bacterium genomic region, the following are encoded:
- the speE gene encoding polyamine aminopropyltransferase — translation MTEWFEETLHPEFRQGLSMDKVLYRDKSDLQDLIIFENARFGRVMCLDGVVQTTEGDEFVYHEMLAHVPMLAHGDARKVLIIGGGDGGMAREALKHPDAAVTMVEIDRAVVDFCAEHLPNHSAGAFDNPRLNLVITDGAQFVKDTDDRFDVIIVDSTDPIGPGAVLFTAEFYADCKRCLTDGGILVTQNGVPFVQPEEVTNSYSRLKKSFNDVHFYRAAVPTYQGGDMTFGWATDNGMLRQLPVDELARRYKNAGIETRYVTPELHAGSFALPKTVLDLMK, via the coding sequence ATGACCGAATGGTTTGAAGAAACCCTTCATCCTGAATTCCGGCAGGGCCTGTCGATGGACAAGGTTCTGTATCGCGACAAGTCGGACCTTCAGGATCTCATCATCTTCGAGAACGCCCGTTTCGGTCGCGTCATGTGCCTGGATGGTGTGGTCCAGACCACGGAAGGCGACGAGTTCGTCTATCACGAAATGCTGGCCCATGTACCGATGCTGGCCCATGGCGATGCCCGCAAGGTACTGATCATTGGCGGCGGTGACGGCGGCATGGCGCGCGAAGCCCTGAAGCATCCGGACGCAGCGGTTACCATGGTCGAGATCGATCGGGCGGTCGTCGATTTCTGCGCTGAGCATCTGCCGAACCATTCGGCCGGCGCCTTCGACAATCCGCGCCTGAATCTGGTCATTACCGACGGTGCGCAGTTTGTGAAGGACACGGACGACCGGTTCGACGTCATCATCGTTGACTCCACCGACCCGATCGGTCCGGGGGCGGTCCTGTTTACCGCCGAATTCTACGCCGACTGCAAACGCTGCCTGACCGACGGCGGCATTCTGGTGACCCAGAACGGCGTGCCCTTCGTGCAGCCGGAGGAAGTTACGAATTCCTACAGCCGCCTGAAGAAAAGCTTCAACGACGTTCACTTCTATCGTGCCGCGGTGCCGACCTATCAGGGCGGCGACATGACTTTCGGCTGGGCTACGGATAACGGCATGCTGCGGCAGTTGCCGGTCGACGAACTGGCGCGGCGCTACAAGAATGCCGGGATCGAGACGCGCTATGTCACGCCGGAACTGCATGCCGGCAGTTTCGCGCTGCCGAAGACCGTTCTCGATCTGATGAAGTGA
- a CDS encoding SIS domain-containing protein, producing the protein MTISETFFDDEFAEHASVLARTHEACRAEMQKMLSVWAGCVRRGGKILFFGNGGSAGDAQHLATELSVRYKKDRAPIASLALTVDTSTLTAAGNDLGFENIFARQVAAIGRAGDVAVGISTSGKSPNVTKALEVARDKGLTAAAFAGRDGGDLVGLADPLIIVPSETTARIQEMHILIGQILCGALEIELGLVSA; encoded by the coding sequence GAACATGCTTCCGTCCTGGCCCGGACGCATGAGGCCTGCCGCGCGGAGATGCAGAAGATGCTGTCGGTCTGGGCCGGGTGCGTCCGGCGTGGCGGCAAGATCCTGTTCTTCGGCAATGGCGGCAGTGCGGGGGATGCCCAGCACCTGGCAACGGAACTGTCCGTTCGCTACAAGAAGGACCGTGCTCCGATCGCGTCGCTGGCGCTGACCGTCGATACGTCGACCCTGACGGCGGCGGGCAATGATCTGGGCTTCGAAAACATCTTCGCCCGTCAGGTGGCGGCCATCGGTCGGGCCGGCGATGTCGCCGTCGGAATATCGACCTCCGGCAAGAGCCCGAACGTCACCAAGGCACTGGAAGTCGCCCGCGACAAGGGGCTGACCGCCGCCGCCTTTGCCGGTCGGGACGGCGGGGACCTAGTCGGCCTTGCGGATCCGCTGATCATTGTGCCGTCGGAAACGACCGCCCGGATTCAGGAAATGCACATTCTGATCGGTCAGATCCTGTGCGGCGCGCTGGAGATCGAACTCGGTCTCGTTTCCGCCTGA